The Trypanosoma brucei brucei TREU927 chromosome 2, complete sequence genome has a window encoding:
- a CDS encoding protein kinase, putative, with amino-acid sequence MADLLELRGENRIWKLKRQRILGKGSFGCATLYEQADETAQGGGDRFVVVKDVDMQTMKKDEEMKALDMEVSILRRSMGHPNIVQFLDRYHDGKFMVYIIMEFCNGGDLGQRIEQLQYRHKKEEESFVASLMIQMLVGLNFLHVDQRTLHRDIKPQNIFIFEDGTVRIGDFGVSVVLDQLGGVAKMACGSPLYMAPELCEERAYDGKADIWSLGVTLYELMMLKRPFNSTSAPTLMRMISRGEYQLITPEDGYSSPLIDLVHSFLQKSAVTRPTLRRALRSSYVQNNLSTVPLSCLESKYYKQIFGEEIVQKAISAKKRSMGASTSGSGGDGCSSGSTNNNYNNNNNNNNNNTNAKTSVATSELDSWLEQSKGVTDALAEQKMSPQRPKSALARRPLLQPSSVSTRSEKTPSIPPICENSERPQSRMSFHKPSGRVSGGDEYEDDFESSGSSN; translated from the coding sequence ATGGCTGATCTCCTTGAGCTTCGTGGCGAAAACAGAATATGGAAACTTAAGCGTCAGCGCATACTCGGGAAGGGAAGCTTCGGTTGCGCAACGCTTTACGAGCAGGCGGACGAAACGGCGCAGGGAGGTGGTgatcgttttgttgttgtgaaggATGTGGATATgcaaacaatgaaaaaagatgaagagaTGAAGGCATTGGATATGGAGGTGAGTATACTTCGCCGCTCTATGGGACACCCCAACATTGTGCAATTCCTCGACCGCTACCACGACGGTAAGTTCATGGTGTACATCATCATGGAATTTTGCAACGGTGGTGATTTGGGGCAGCGTATTGAACAGCTCCAGTACCGTcacaagaaggaagaagagagttTTGTAGCCTCACTTATGATTCAGATGTTGGTTGGATTGAATTTCCTGCATGTTGACCAGCGCACCCTCCACAGGGACATTAAGCCACAGAACATCTTCATTTTCGAAGACGGAACCGTTCGTATAGGAGATTTTGGCGTGTCGGTAGTGCTCGATCAGCTTGGCGGGGTGGCGAAGATGGCGTGTGGCTCGCCGCTTTACATGGCGCCTGAACTTTGTGAGGAGCGGGCATATGATGGAAAGGCTGATATATGGAGTCTCGGCGTCACCTTGTATGAACTCATGATGCTGAAACGCCCCTTCAACTCCACATCAGCACCAACACTCATGCGGATGATCTCGCGCGGAGAGTATCAACTCATCACACCGGAAGATGGTTACTCCTCGCCTCTCATTGATTTGGTTCATTCATTTTTACAGAAATCCGCGGTAACACGACCAACACTTAGGCGCGCACTGCGTAGTTCCTACGTCCAGAACAATCTTTCCACTGTTCCACTCAGTTGTCTGGAGTCCAAATATTATAAACAGATATTTGGTGAGGAAATAGTGCAGAAGGCCATCAGCGCCAAGAAAAGGTCCATGGGTGCATCCACCAGTGGGAGTGGTGGTGACGGTTGTAGCAGCGGTAGTaccaataataattataacaataataacaataataataataataacactaATGCAAAAACTAGCGTCGCGACCTCCGAATTGGATTCTTGGTTGGAGCAGAGCAAAGGTGTGACGGATGCGTTGGCTGAACAAAAAATGTCACCGCAACGGCCCAAAAGTGCGCTGGCGCGGCGACCGCTTCTTCAGCCGAGCAGTGTTTCAACCCGATCAGAGAAGACGCCGAGCATCCCACCAATTTGTGAGAATTCGGAACGGCCGCAAAGCCGAATGTCATTTCACAAACCGTCGGGTCGCGTGAGCGGCGGTGATGAGTATGAAGATGACTTTgagagcagcggcagcagtaATTAA
- a CDS encoding small GTP-binding protein RAB6, putative (identical to GB:AAQ15670.1: small GTP binding protein RAB6, putative {Trypanosoma brucei}; similar to GB:AAF34783.1: RAB6 protein {Toxoplasma gondii}) encodes METNSAPVASTKKGGDGVTAETAPVVKHKIVLLGDQAVGKTSLITRFMYDTFDQQYQATIGIDFFSKTLHINNRATRLHVWDTAGQERFRSLIPSYIRNSAATVVVYDITSRSSFLSTFKWIDEVRAARGDDVIIALVGNKCDVQEKREVSADEAQKRADENRLIFVEVSAKTGTNVKSLFRKVAEAIPVVEICEKGTVPLGKRRDPFLLTPSQQQKDGEGAGWREGGCC; translated from the coding sequence ATGGAAACAAACTCAGCGCCAGTTGCAtccacaaaaaagggaggggacgGCGTCACTGCTGAAACCGCACCGGTGGTTAAACATAAAATTGTTCTTCTCGGCGATCAGGCTGTGGGGAAGACGAGCCTCATTACACGTTTTATGTATGATACATTTGACCAACAGTATCAGGCAACCATTGGTATTGATTTCTTTTCCAAAACGTTGCATATAAATAACCGGGCGACACGACTGCATGTGTGGGATACGGCTGGACAGGAGCGGTTTCGTTCACTCATTCCAAGTTATATACGAAACAGTGCAGCCACCGTTGTGGTGTACGACATCACATCtcgttcttcttttctcagTACATTCAAATGGATAGATGAGGTCCGGGCGGCGCGAGGGGATGATGTCATAATTGCGCTTGTGGGAAACAAATGTGATGTgcaggaaaaaagggaagtaagCGCAGATGAGGCGCAGAAACGCGCGGATGAAAACCggcttatttttgttgaagTCAGTGCAAAAACTGGGACGAATGTAAAATCACTTTTTAGGAAGGTGGCGGAGGCCATTCCCGTAGTGGAAATCTGTGAGAAGGGAACGGTGCCGTTGGGTAAGCGACGAGACCCGTTTCTTCTTACGCCttcgcagcaacaaaaagacgGCGAAGGGGCCGGTTGGCGGGAAGGCGGTTGCTGCTAA
- a CDS encoding ribosomal RNA processing protein 41B (similar to GP:14250914: Rrp41p homologue {Trypanosoma brucei} (PMID:11447124) Essential gene, at least in the insect form of the parasite, RNAi phenotype lethal in procyclics. Component of the T. brucei exosome complex, involved in maturation of 5.8S rRNA.(PMID:11447124)) yields MATISRRDGRTAREMRGKELRTSDLSQFDGSAWYSQGLTAVTVAINGPTAARQENYRRCTTCIHVNRAARIPQEGGTGRLIMMERRERERCEDGELKQFLTSLVEAIVCLDRFPRCVLEAHVTVLMDDGALFAVASNAIMCALLDAGVPCRSTIAAVSLIMCNPEASGNEGEPEIFLDPTAVEESTDEVRSYASATFVLTNTGGEAVLASRVQARPRSSAYSRPITPKDLSRMFALAAKAAETLFVFFRNCSMALE; encoded by the coding sequence ATGGCAACAATATCGAGGCGCGATGGCCGGACGGCGCGTGAAATGCGTGGAAAGGAACTCCGCACTTCTGACCTCAGTCAGTTTGACGGTTCGGCGTGGTATTCACAAGGTCTTACGGCTGTCACTGTTGCAATTAATGGACCCACGGCAGCACGGCAGGAAAATTACCGTCGTTGCACCACATGCATCCACGTCAACCGCGCTGCTCGTATTCCACAGGAAGGTGGCACGGGTCGCCTCATTATGATGGAGCGAAGGGAGCGGGAACGGTGTGAGGATGGTGAGTTAAAACAATTTCTCACTTCCCTCGTGGAGGCCATCGTTTGTTTGGACCGCTTCCCCCGATGCGTTCTGGAGGCTCACGTTACGGTGTTGATGGACGATGGCGCGCTTTTCGCTGTGGCGTCCAATGCAATTATGTGTGCACTACTCGATGCCGGAGTGCCATGTCGTTCAACCATTGCGGCGGTTAGTCTTATTATGTGTAATCCGGAGGCGTCAGGAAATGAAGGCGAACCGGAGATTTTTTTGGATCCGACGGCAGTTGAGGAGTCGACTGATGAGGTGCGAAGTTATGCCTCAGCAACATTTGTACTGACAAATACCGGCGGTGAGGCCGTTTTGGCAAGTAGGGTTCAGGCGCGACCGCGGTCCTCCGCATATAGTCGGCCCATCACACCAAAGGATCTGTCAAGAATGTTCGCGCttgcagcaaaagcagcagaaactctttttgtcttttttagGAACTGCAGCATGGCCCTAGAATGA
- a CDS encoding histone deacetylase, putative, whose amino-acid sequence MGKETREAESVENDDKRVNKKVKKETSSSSVATRKEGGEPHHDEEMSHPNFRRCTDRLETYIHNWMGQAHGVPSVLPTALPPIDPLPTILDMMIPEVNETSITLTTMTPTLDITAIEAEGTGVAYDEVTLLHASTDPGDYERPGRLQRTLDHLEVIGLLECCRRLHHRSARTRELRLVHSTEHIDSVDQLEVATLLRKPGESCNVGEDLYANENTSRAARAAAGCAIAAALSVVRGEVRNSFALIRPPGHHAGRDRASGFCFFNNVAVAVRAAQRELKKLQEGGNAAPSPRSSGGPCEPASTAAEPRVLVIDWDVHHCDGTENIFYEDPSVVVVSIHQHGSKRGHILRKNPTVVDNIVELDDLAALMDPIEDVKPELCGGDDSVRNKETDQEVAEGLACGTVPNERSPVKEEESTGGECKHESPQDDEEKKESSCRRQRKPVDYNKLAEEMANQDDELARIFGVNAEELARFPESGSSGSESDSSTSSESQERAGKLSGDSEGYSYSDEDSSNEPRPFYPSTGHMDRVGGDANPEAKGKNINIPWPTHNMGDLEYLQVVLDVVLPVMREFEPEVVFVSCGFDSAARDLLGSMQVTPSGYYLLVKALAAVCPKLVVVLEGGYNLSNVARCSEAVMRALLESNGSRSKLPRSRMLWCQAEELVQQVRETHGGYWQCLNPNSFDHMCK is encoded by the coding sequence ATGGGCAAAGAAACGCGTGAAGCAGAAAGTGTGGAGAACGATGACAAGCGGGTGAACAAAAAggttaaaaaagaaacttcatcatcttccgtCGCGACCAGGAAAGAAGGTGGTGAGCCGCATCATGATGAAGAAATGTCACATCCAAATTTCCGGCGCTGCACGGACCGTCTTGAAACTTATATTCACAATTGGATGGGTCAAGCACACGGAGTGCCTTCGGTGCTGCCCACAGCACTTCCACCCATCGATCCCCTCCCAACAATCCTCGATATGATGATTCCGGAGGTAAACGAAACCTCAATTACACTGACAACTATGACCCCCACTCTGGACATCACCGCAATTGAAGCTGAAGGTACAGGTGTCGCTTATGATGAAGTTACGCTTTTACATGCCTCTACCGATCCGGGAGACTACGAACGCCCCGGAAGACTCCAACGAACATTAGATCACCTCGAGGTGATTGGGCTTCTCGAATGCTGCCGTCGTTTGCATCACCGCTCCGCTCGCACAAGGGAATTGCGCCTTGTGCACTCGACTGAGCACATTGATAGTGTAGACCAACTAGAGGTTGCTACGCTGCTACGCAAGCCTGGAGAGAGCTGCAATGTGGGCGAGGACCTCTACGCAAATGAAAATACATCTAGAGCGGCGCGTGCTGCGGCCGGTTGCGCAATAGCGGCTGCTCTGAGTGTCGTCCGCGGTGAGGTGCGCAATTCATTTGCATTGATTCGCCCACCAGGTCACCATGCGGGACGTGACAGGGCGTCAggattttgtttcttcaacaatgttgcagttgccGTGCGTGCGGCCCAGCGGGAACTAAAGAAGTTGCAAGAAGGTGGTAACGCCGCACCTTCTCCCCGTAGCTCCGGTGGCCCTTGTGAACCTGCTTCAACCGCAGCAGAGCCGCGTGTACTTGTGATTGATTGGGATGTTCATCATTGCGATGGTACCGAAAACATATTTTACGAAGATCCCTCAGTTGTAGTTGTGTCTATTCACCAACATGGTTCGAAACGGGGGCATATCTTGCGGAAGAACCCCACTGTAGTGGACAACATCGTGGAATTAGATGACTTGGCCGCGTTGATGGACCCAATTGAGGATGTGAAACCGGAGCTCTGCGGTGGTGACGACAGCGTGAGGAATAAGGAAACTGATCAGGAAGTAGCGGAAGGTTTAGCTTGTGGTACGGTGCCGAATGAAAGGTCTCCcgtgaaggaggaggaatcaACTGGCGGTGAGTGTAAACACGAGTCACCACAggatgatgaagaaaaaaaagagtcgtCGTGTAGGAGACAGCGCAAACCTGTGGACTACAACAAACTGGCGGAGGAAATGGCGAATCAGGACGACGAGTTGGCTCGAATTTTCGGCGTTAACGCAGAGGAGCTTGCGAGATTCCCCGAATCAGGTAGTAGCGGTAGTGAAAGCGACTCGTCAACATCGTCTGAGTCACAGGAAAGGGCGGGAAAACTCTCTGGTGACTCAGAGGGGTATTCTTATTCTGATGAGGATTCTTCAAACGAACCGAGACCATTTTATCCTTCCACGGGGCATATGGATCGCGTTGGGGGCGATGCCAACCCAGAAGCGAAGGGAAAGAACATAAATATACCATGGCCTACCCATAACATGGGAGACTTGGAGTATCTGCAAGTTGTCCTAGACGTGGTACTACCGGTGATGCGGGAGTTTGAACCAGAGGTTGTGTTTGTGAGCTGCGGTTTCGATTCTGCTGCTAGGGATCTCCTTGGCTCCATGCAAGTAACACCTTCTGGTTATTATCTGCTTGTGAAAGCCCTCGCTGCTGTGTGCCCCAAACTTGTTGTAGTGCTTGAGGGAGGATATAACTTGTCAAATGTGGCGCGGTGCTCGGAAGCGGTAATGCGGGCCCTGCTGGAAAGCAACGGATCGCGGTCGAAGCTGCCGAGGAGTCGAATGTTGTGGTGTCAAGCTGAGGAATTGGTGCAACAAGTGCGAGAAACGCACGGTGGATATTGGCAGTGCCTCAATCCCAATTCTTTTGACCATATGTGCAAGTAA